In Streptomyces capitiformicae, one genomic interval encodes:
- a CDS encoding serine/threonine-protein kinase encodes MADTRLIQGRYRLLDLIGRGGMGEVWRARDESLGRLVAVKCLKPINTQPDQSFTRVLRERFRREARVAAALQHRGVTVVHDFGESDGVLFLVMELLEGRNLSQLLEDNKHHPLPVADVVEIADQVAAALAYTHQQGIVHRDLKPANIMWLTDGTVKICDFGIARLGRDVSFTSRLTGTGIAMGTPHYMSPEQISGGEIDQRSDLYSFGCVLYEIATGAPPFDLDDAWAVLMGHRDTAPRPPRSHREEVPEYLDRIILDLLAKQPEERPYDARELGRRVGEGRTATGAAPAHARTVVPPSVEPDAKPGSPGVRTRPERPSPREPRLPSWTRGMTTGHKAAGTGLGSLAPPDASAGLTGEWIARPVTGPAEDPVRAERPTPSPELIRTLAGRHNAGLSLGRLGRWTEAGEVHRAVAVEREHALGPEHPDTLASRFEVGFTLSRTSRPADALREFAHVARIRERVLGPEHPGTLAARQEMAYVLGQLGRHFEAHQAYTSVLAARERIAGPDHPDTLRCRHNLAFNLSRLGRLEDSYRMASEVAAARARVLGANHPDTLVTRYEVAYALGQLGRWPEALQTYQEVAEARAQALGPDHPDTLAARYEVGISLGRLGRSSDALTLYRALVDDRTRVHGPTHPETLRARHGLGVNLGRLGRWEEALTESRDVCALRERALGPDHPDTLVSRREVAVGLGWLGRWADALTEYRRVADARERVLGADHPDAMASRNDEAHCLEQLGRGPEAVELYRRVAALRQRRATRGH; translated from the coding sequence ATGGCGGACACCAGGCTGATCCAGGGCCGGTACCGGTTGCTCGATCTGATCGGGCGCGGCGGCATGGGCGAGGTCTGGCGCGCGAGAGACGAGTCGCTGGGCCGGCTCGTCGCGGTCAAGTGCCTCAAGCCCATCAACACCCAGCCCGACCAGTCGTTCACCCGTGTCCTGCGGGAGAGGTTTCGGCGCGAGGCGCGCGTGGCGGCCGCTCTCCAGCACCGCGGTGTGACCGTCGTCCACGACTTCGGCGAGTCCGACGGAGTGCTCTTCCTCGTCATGGAGTTACTGGAAGGCCGCAACCTCAGCCAGCTCCTGGAGGACAACAAGCACCATCCGCTGCCCGTCGCCGACGTCGTCGAGATCGCCGACCAGGTGGCCGCCGCCCTCGCGTACACCCATCAACAGGGCATCGTGCACCGGGATTTGAAACCCGCGAACATCATGTGGCTCACGGACGGCACGGTGAAGATCTGCGACTTCGGCATAGCCCGCCTCGGCCGTGACGTCAGCTTCACCTCCCGCCTCACCGGCACCGGCATCGCGATGGGCACCCCGCACTACATGTCCCCGGAGCAGATCAGCGGCGGGGAGATCGACCAGCGCAGCGATCTGTACTCGTTCGGGTGCGTCCTCTACGAGATCGCCACCGGGGCACCGCCGTTCGACCTCGACGACGCCTGGGCGGTCCTCATGGGCCACCGTGACACCGCGCCACGGCCACCGCGCAGCCATCGGGAGGAGGTGCCCGAGTACCTCGACCGGATCATCCTGGACCTGCTTGCCAAGCAGCCCGAGGAACGGCCGTACGACGCCCGGGAGTTGGGCCGCCGCGTCGGCGAGGGTCGTACGGCGACCGGCGCGGCCCCGGCCCATGCGCGCACGGTCGTCCCGCCCTCTGTGGAGCCAGACGCCAAACCCGGTTCCCCCGGGGTACGGACACGCCCCGAGCGGCCGTCGCCGCGTGAGCCCCGGCTGCCCTCCTGGACCCGTGGCATGACCACTGGCCACAAGGCCGCCGGAACCGGACTCGGCAGCCTCGCCCCACCGGACGCCTCGGCCGGTCTCACCGGAGAGTGGATCGCCCGCCCCGTCACCGGCCCCGCCGAAGATCCCGTACGCGCCGAACGGCCCACCCCTTCACCGGAGTTGATCAGGACCCTGGCCGGGCGGCACAACGCGGGCTTGAGCCTTGGACGTCTCGGCCGCTGGACGGAGGCCGGTGAGGTGCACCGGGCGGTCGCCGTCGAGCGTGAGCACGCCCTCGGCCCCGAGCACCCCGACACCCTCGCCAGCCGCTTCGAGGTCGGCTTCACCCTCAGCCGTACCAGCCGCCCCGCCGACGCGCTGCGCGAGTTCGCCCACGTCGCCCGCATCCGGGAGCGTGTCCTCGGCCCCGAGCACCCCGGCACGCTCGCCGCACGGCAGGAAATGGCGTACGTACTGGGCCAGCTGGGCCGCCACTTCGAGGCCCATCAGGCGTACACGTCCGTCCTCGCCGCCCGCGAACGCATCGCGGGCCCCGACCACCCGGACACCCTGCGCTGCCGCCACAACCTCGCCTTCAACCTCAGCAGGCTCGGGCGCCTGGAGGACTCGTACCGGATGGCGAGCGAGGTCGCCGCCGCCCGCGCCCGCGTCCTCGGCGCGAACCACCCCGACACCCTCGTCACCCGCTACGAAGTCGCCTACGCCCTCGGCCAGCTGGGCCGCTGGCCCGAGGCGCTGCAGACCTACCAGGAAGTCGCCGAGGCCCGCGCCCAGGCCCTCGGCCCCGACCACCCCGACACCCTCGCCGCCCGCTACGAGGTCGGGATCAGCCTCGGCCGCCTCGGCCGCAGCAGCGACGCCCTGACCCTCTACCGCGCCCTTGTCGACGACCGCACCCGCGTCCACGGGCCCACCCACCCCGAGACGCTGCGCGCCCGCCACGGCCTCGGCGTCAACCTCGGCCGCCTCGGCCGCTGGGAGGAGGCCCTCACCGAGTCCCGCGACGTGTGCGCCCTCAGGGAGCGCGCCCTGGGCCCGGACCACCCCGACACCCTCGTCAGCCGCCGCGAGGTCGCCGTCGGTCTCGGCTGGCTCGGCCGCTGGGCCGACGCCCTCACCGAGTACCGGCGGGTGGCCGACGCCCGCGAACGCGTCCTCGGCGCCGATCACCCCGACGCCATGGCCAGCCGCAACGACGAGGCTCACTGCCTGGAACAGCTCGGCCGCGGCCCGGAGGCGGTGGAGCTGTACCGGAGAGTGGCGGCGCTACGCCAGCGGCGGGCCACCCGAGGCCACTGA